CACCCCCAGGGTATAGTTTATCTTCAGCATCGGAATCCAGGCGTGGTGCTCGCCGAACTGGAACATGGCGGTCCCGGTATTAAAGTCCCGGTACAGGATCAGGGAGATCGCCGCGGTTACCAGAGTGACCAGCAGGGTCCAGAATTTGGCGCCCCCGTCGCTGGGAAGAAGGAAGAGCAGCATACTACCCGCGAGCGGCAGAAAAATCAGCACGCTCAGAATGGGGAACCCCAAACTATTCATGATCAGAAAATCTTGCATTCCCTCTATCCTTGAAAACTTATTAGGTTAGCCGAGCACGTAAGCGACAATCAACACCGCGATGATCGATACCGTGTAGAAAATATTGTACTGCAGCTGGCCGCTCTGCAGGACCCGGACCCGGTCGCCGGTCCGGCGAACCGTGCGGGCAATGCCGTCCACCACCCCATCGATGCCGTGCCAGTCAAACCAGGACCAGAAGCGGGCCGTGGTCATGAGTGGAATAAGGCCGGCCCACTGGTAGGCCATGCTAACCCCGTTATCGACCAGTTGAATCGGTTTGCTGGCCAGCCAGTAAACGCCGCGGCCGCCCATCCGGTAAAACCAGTCCATGTCGATGCTGATCGTCGGCTCCGGCGTCAGCTTCTTGAGCAGCAGGAAGAAGCCCAGGGCCGTGAACAGCAGGATCTGCATGGTTTCCGACAGATGATAGGCCGTATACGGATTCCAGAGGACCGGATAGGGCAGCATGTTATAGAGATAGGGGGTGTAACAGCCGATGAAGATGCAGAGAAATGCGGCTATCGCCATGGCCACGTTCATATTGAGCGGCGGCTCCTTGGCCCTTTCCCATACTTTCTTGCTGCAGTTGTTCTTACCGAACCAGATATAGTAGGGCACCTTCAGGCCGGTATGGAGGAAGGTCCCGGCGCCGGCCAGGGTCAGGCCGAACCCGGCCCAGTAGATGTGCTCCTCAAAACCAGCGGCAATGATCATCGATTTGGAAACAAAGCCGGAAAACAGGGGAAAGGCGGAGATCGACAGGCCGCCGATCAGGGTGAAGACAAAGGTCATGGGCATCTTTTTGTACAGGCCGCCCAGTTCGGTGAACTTGCTGGTGCCGGTCATCTGCAGCACGGAACCGCAGCCCATGAACAACAGTCCCTTGTAGAGGATATGGGCAAAGGCATGGGCGCAGGTGCCGTTGATTGCCATCTCAGTGCCAATGCCGACGCCGGCGACCATGTAGCCGACCTGTGAGATAATATGATAGGCGAGCAGCCGGCGGCAGTCGTTTTCAAGCACGGCATAGACCACGCCATAGAGCGCCATGAACACGCCCAGGGGCAGCAGGATCTCCAGGCCGGCGCAGCCGCGGGCCAGGGCATAGACCGCGGTCTTGGTGGTAAAGGCGCACATGAAGACCGCCCCGCCCACCGTTGCCTCACCATAGGCGTCCGGCAGCCAGGCATGCAGCGGCGGCACTGCGGCATTCAACATAAAGCCGCACATGATCAGATAGGTGTAAAGTTCGGGGTTATTGACATTGAGCAGGGTAAAGGAAAGATCACCGCCAGTGGCCCGGTAGCGCAGGATAATGCCGGCCAGCAGAATAAGGCCGCCCGCGGTGTGGACCAGCAGGTAACGGTAACCAGCGGGCATTGATTCCGGTCTTCTTCTGAACCAGACCAGGAAAACAGAGGCAAAGGCCATCAGTTCCCAGAACAGGAAGAGGACCATGAAATCGGCGCAGTAAATCACCCCCAGAGCCCCGGCCACGTAGAGCCAGGCCGCGATGTGCTGGGCGTCTTCTTCAACGTGCATTCCGTAGATAGTGCCGATGATGGCCATCAGGGTCATGATATAGCCGAATACCTGGCTCAGCTTGTCCACCCGGCCGAAAACCAGGCGCCAGTCCAGAAACTGAAATATCCCGTAGGTACCGTGATGACCACTGAGATGGATTACCGAGGCAAAGGCCAGCACCGGCACCAGGACAAGATAGGGCTTTCTGAGCGGCCCCCGAAACAGCGGCAGCAGCAGGGCACCGATGATCATGATAAATGCAGGATGGATAAAATCAGTCATAATAGTCCTCGCGGGTCATGATACCCAGATGGCCGTACCATTTTGACAGAATAATGATAAGCGCACAGCCGACAAAACCGAACACCGACCAGAAACCGGGCAGGTGTTCTATCCTGGTGTGGGCGTGGGTCTTGTCGACAAAGATATCAATAACCACCAGCAAGGCCAACACCCCGTAGCAACAGCGGATTACAATCTTCAGCCGATCACGAAAAAAGTCGATTAATTTTACCAGATTCATGACATCACCAAATTGATGGGATTGCTAGTTTAACAAAGGACATGAAGAAGTCAGGATAGATGCCAATAAGAACGGAAATAATTGCAGTTAAGAACAGTGGCGCCACCATGGAGATGGGTGCCTCCTTCACTCCTTCATAAACCTCGCCCGGCGGCCGCTTGCCAAAGAAGGCCCTATAGGTGATCGGCGCGAAATAGGCCACATTGAGCAGGGTGGACGCCAGCAGCACCAGGATGAAGGCTATATAGTGGCTGGAATGCATCTCCAGGGTGCCCATCAGCAGTTTCCATTTGGTGACAAAACCAGCCACCGGCGGGGCCCCGATCATGGTCAGCGAGGCCAGGCCGAAGGCGGCAAAGGTAAAGGGCATGCTCTTTCCCAGGCCGTTCATCTCGGAGATATTTTTTTTGTGGGTGGCAACGTAGATGGCGCCGGCGCAGAAGAACAGGGTGATCTTGGCAAAGGCGTGATTGGCGATATGGATGATGCCGCCCTGGACGGCGCTGGGGGTAAGGAGGGCCACCCCCAGTATTATATATGACAACTGGCTGACCGTTGAATAGGCGAGCCGCATCTTGAGATTGTCCTTGGTCAGGGCGATGACCGAGGCC
This genomic interval from Desulfobacterales bacterium contains the following:
- a CDS encoding Na(+)/H(+) antiporter subunit D, with protein sequence MTDFIHPAFIMIIGALLLPLFRGPLRKPYLVLVPVLAFASVIHLSGHHGTYGIFQFLDWRLVFGRVDKLSQVFGYIMTLMAIIGTIYGMHVEEDAQHIAAWLYVAGALGVIYCADFMVLFLFWELMAFASVFLVWFRRRPESMPAGYRYLLVHTAGGLILLAGIILRYRATGGDLSFTLLNVNNPELYTYLIMCGFMLNAAVPPLHAWLPDAYGEATVGGAVFMCAFTTKTAVYALARGCAGLEILLPLGVFMALYGVVYAVLENDCRRLLAYHIISQVGYMVAGVGIGTEMAINGTCAHAFAHILYKGLLFMGCGSVLQMTGTSKFTELGGLYKKMPMTFVFTLIGGLSISAFPLFSGFVSKSMIIAAGFEEHIYWAGFGLTLAGAGTFLHTGLKVPYYIWFGKNNCSKKVWERAKEPPLNMNVAMAIAAFLCIFIGCYTPYLYNMLPYPVLWNPYTAYHLSETMQILLFTALGFFLLLKKLTPEPTISIDMDWFYRMGGRGVYWLASKPIQLVDNGVSMAYQWAGLIPLMTTARFWSWFDWHGIDGVVDGIARTVRRTGDRVRVLQSGQLQYNIFYTVSIIAVLIVAYVLG